A single genomic interval of Burkholderia cepacia ATCC 25416 harbors:
- a CDS encoding PAAR domain-containing protein, with product MRGVIRVGDVHSHGGRVESGAANSEVMGRPVARIGDRCTCPIHGECVIVEGDSDFNVEGSFASFDGHKTSCGAVLITSLPTSGRS from the coding sequence ATGCGCGGTGTAATTCGGGTTGGAGACGTACACAGTCACGGCGGGCGCGTTGAGTCCGGTGCTGCGAACAGCGAGGTGATGGGTCGGCCAGTCGCACGAATCGGCGACCGCTGCACCTGTCCGATCCACGGCGAGTGCGTAATTGTGGAAGGCGATTCCGATTTCAACGTGGAGGGTAGCTTCGCCTCGTTCGACGGTCACAAGACGTCATGCGGCGCGGTGCTGATCACGTCGCTTCCGACGTCCGGGCGATCCTAG
- a CDS encoding DUF3274 domain-containing protein: MLPNKKKELVAVKPMPLPGVVIFVHGVNSEGEWFGPAEEGLCKGLNRRLGRLDDQMMFKGPEGGQLTPAKYVKFLTNDGFINPKMTPQTYVQPDPSWSPVIHFRWGHKANKEELQEFGGNIFLNEQNYWGGGPFANGCTTLPDLWNVGVNDRLFLWLQVQDLNPVDARMVYSTPNRQYGVMAALRLAKLIESIRKKQADCPITVVCHSQGNIVGLTAAFLGDQLPEVKDGQGKSGRCVADAYVLANAPYSLVDSNLPDNWTQRGAKDAEGRRGRETWEARVRTLSNFFDIIRARFSLEPTPEDIDPEMSNMSTSSKGKPYKAADDRQAHGLQVWGKTSMGPTGYGNTYRTFGRVTLYCCPHDQVISATTVQGIGWRGLSEYEIEVTGGADCFTQRVFASGYLVGQKPGGFYDYTKNDWRYKKGKTKGFWYPPSPEARFSLIKSLKNRTTLHDMWGIWKMQSIGTAVNIFRPAVNATPSEWWAIPIDAPKLDHPFTPVAMKFGSPIAPVHDGPAATSQFNEGNDPVAAARDRNKASANKKPGDAIDNYKGAAPIGNEDSEADMRYELHAVVRQTVRQREQGNGSLIDAYGNVTSEQPGFNADGKAKEYSTSTVTTYLGATEKNNPTNHSTIMTNAMHAEHALAYDVAIGVCKLTPEDWKDLRIEADWRFGEGMDKSNPHRKYASYFSKGKMSGLFLSDWVKADADAHMPKKIQDERDGGWFLSATHAL; this comes from the coding sequence ATGCTGCCGAACAAGAAGAAGGAACTCGTTGCGGTCAAACCAATGCCGCTCCCTGGCGTCGTGATCTTCGTTCACGGCGTCAACTCCGAGGGCGAGTGGTTCGGCCCGGCCGAAGAGGGTCTCTGCAAGGGATTGAACCGGCGCCTTGGGCGGCTCGACGATCAGATGATGTTCAAAGGACCGGAAGGTGGACAACTCACCCCAGCCAAGTACGTCAAGTTCCTGACGAACGACGGCTTCATCAACCCGAAGATGACGCCGCAAACCTACGTGCAGCCCGACCCGTCGTGGTCGCCGGTCATCCACTTCCGTTGGGGACACAAGGCGAACAAAGAAGAACTGCAGGAGTTTGGCGGCAACATTTTCCTGAACGAACAAAACTACTGGGGGGGAGGCCCGTTTGCAAATGGGTGTACAACTCTTCCGGATTTGTGGAACGTCGGGGTGAACGATCGACTATTCCTGTGGCTACAGGTTCAGGATTTGAACCCCGTTGATGCCCGCATGGTGTACTCGACGCCAAACCGGCAATACGGAGTCATGGCTGCGCTGCGTCTCGCGAAACTGATCGAGTCGATCAGGAAAAAGCAAGCGGACTGTCCGATCACCGTCGTTTGTCATAGTCAAGGGAACATAGTCGGGCTCACAGCCGCGTTTCTCGGCGACCAATTGCCGGAGGTAAAGGATGGCCAGGGGAAATCTGGCCGTTGTGTCGCCGACGCCTATGTATTGGCAAACGCGCCGTACAGCTTGGTTGACAGCAACTTGCCCGATAACTGGACTCAACGCGGCGCAAAGGATGCAGAGGGTCGACGCGGCCGCGAGACATGGGAAGCGCGGGTCCGCACGCTGTCGAACTTCTTCGACATCATTCGGGCACGGTTCAGCCTAGAACCGACGCCAGAAGATATCGATCCGGAAATGTCCAATATGTCCACGTCGTCAAAAGGCAAACCGTATAAGGCAGCGGACGATCGACAGGCGCACGGCCTTCAGGTATGGGGAAAGACCTCCATGGGGCCGACAGGTTACGGAAACACGTATCGCACATTTGGCCGCGTCACGCTCTACTGCTGCCCGCATGATCAAGTCATCTCGGCGACAACGGTCCAGGGGATCGGCTGGCGTGGCTTGAGCGAGTACGAGATAGAGGTTACGGGCGGTGCTGATTGCTTCACGCAGCGAGTCTTCGCTTCGGGCTACCTGGTCGGCCAGAAGCCCGGGGGATTTTACGATTACACGAAGAATGACTGGCGCTACAAGAAAGGAAAGACGAAAGGGTTTTGGTATCCCCCATCTCCCGAGGCACGATTCTCGCTCATCAAGTCGTTAAAGAACCGAACGACTCTTCACGACATGTGGGGAATCTGGAAGATGCAAAGCATCGGAACGGCCGTAAACATATTCCGGCCGGCGGTCAATGCGACACCATCAGAATGGTGGGCAATCCCGATCGACGCGCCCAAGCTGGATCACCCGTTCACCCCAGTAGCAATGAAGTTTGGCAGTCCGATCGCACCCGTCCATGACGGCCCCGCAGCAACGAGCCAATTTAATGAGGGTAATGACCCGGTTGCGGCCGCACGCGACAGAAACAAGGCTTCTGCTAACAAAAAGCCGGGGGACGCGATCGACAACTACAAGGGCGCGGCACCGATTGGGAATGAGGATAGCGAAGCAGATATGCGGTACGAATTGCATGCGGTCGTGCGACAGACCGTCCGCCAACGTGAGCAAGGAAATGGCTCGCTCATTGACGCGTATGGAAACGTAACCTCCGAGCAACCCGGCTTCAATGCTGACGGCAAGGCGAAGGAGTATTCGACGTCCACCGTGACAACCTATCTCGGTGCGACGGAGAAGAACAATCCGACGAACCATTCGACGATCATGACGAACGCCATGCACGCGGAGCACGCGCTCGCCTACGATGTGGCAATCGGTGTGTGCAAACTGACACCCGAAGATTGGAAGGATTTGCGCATTGAAGCTGACTGGCGCTTCGGTGAAGGCATGGACAAATCGAATCCACACCGGAAGTACGCGTCGTACTTCTCGAAAGGGAAGATGAGTGGTCTGTTTCTATCAGACTGGGTTAAGGCCGATGCAGATGCACATATGCCGAAGAAAATCCAGGACGAACGAGATGGTGGGTGGTTCCTCAGTGCGACGCACGCCCTATGA